In a genomic window of Aquila chrysaetos chrysaetos chromosome Z, bAquChr1.4, whole genome shotgun sequence:
- the LOC115337126 gene encoding receptor-type tyrosine-protein phosphatase kappa-like isoform X6: MALRWTFVLLLTPLLAAQNQEEPDPNNSGEPQETERCQQPQWDVKLHFTPEQRFYRFNEEVTLSCFMEDFPPLAVIRCANGTSPGWKDAWEVKDIQGTWRVVAESLTCTTGKCPKPKWDERLWFPSNKKKYQLNEELTLTCRGDLKPSFPKVKCAREFLQVSSGKPVYGDAWWGRNSTGAWMPIAKAVECIETCQRPSWDQRLQLAPDQENYKKNEEVMLSCPKGFQPSFTEIKCLGKVQHISYRNPVYSDLWFGRDITGVWIRIQSSVECIETCQRPSWDQRLQLAPHQENYKKNEEVRLSCPEGFQPSFTEIKCLGKVQSSSHWYHVHREVWLGRDIRRGWIPIWYSVVCIETCQRPSWDQRLQLAPDQENYKKNEEVRLSCPEGFQPSFTEIKCSGKVQPTSYGNPVYSDLWLGRDIMGDWIRIQSSVQCIDVLQVVPGTLEVSSTSIKLNWTCRLPDACQQVRARCRLEKNSSLPCEAEEVKGEEMLHGQEGTFTCPPLQPFTDYSITISLLPSTILFTRLLRTKETVPDKPEKLWLDPSTGSLRWKALPSCKGEIIGYQLNVTARSAQDGSFLEMERLRLSSSATEHPLPERSPGSSYAVAMRGLTAAGAGAASLWEFQTDGSDTPRPLDISCRGVRDISPSRGTAVLPLRPVARPPAAAREHQLIVVATHNGTAVEGACSGDPQPFNASRQPGPYVAAALNLTGPVDFVLGDGAHGQGYRNAALRPGRDYTALLRLVRRSQQADKFTCVCYSFSLVQEPVPLLNRMPVVMAVVLVIVLLALGILLLFMLFRRKYNSSKTSENNSTIPLRRCRGGVCKQNTQIPVEELLEALKRFKRAEIEAEQTEDESVDRHGAGRLREYQQLSSTLLHPCDAGKELCNQSKNRYKSIIPYDHCRVVLQPSDMGNGYINASYVDSYRSPRFFIAAQGPLPGTVVDFWQMVWQEKTSIIVMLTGLVEQNKTKCEQYWPEHEQVYGDFTVTLSNTRTTTGLVTRIFCLQKLHSLPGVHSSQHREAENKAGCALPRVVEQLHYLLWPDHGVPRNPAQLLALVDVVNKRGLEVPTGPVLVHCSAGIGRTGTFIALDFLLKMGKAEGKVDVFHCVQRLREQRVSMVQTKEQYTFLYEVLLEGLLCGSTGVPVENITSYVHHLREAETSRHNNVLEKEFKALQKFSELFQLLPCREAEKPSNQPKNRKPGILPADSCRPILMSSLNADGSPGYINAVFASTYTQEDRLIVTQLPFLTTLVDFWALVWDYSCTSVVVLNQLQELDKTYVEFWPTQGEAAYGRFHVHLISEEPGVNFTAWTLALTNKQQPKKSALEVRFWQLKDWPMKQRLPRQPATIISLLGKVETHHRQSQDGHILVTCWDGASRSGIFCAASFLCEQIQSEGLVDVSQAVRMLKRRRRQLIKDVEQYGLCYELALSYLNSFETYGNFK; encoded by the exons GAAAGTGCCCAAAACCCAAGTGGGATGAAAGACTTTGGTTTccatcaaacaaaaaaaaataccaactgAATGAAGAACTGACACTGACCTGCCGTGGAGATCTCAAGCCATCCTTCCCCAAGGTCAAATGTGCAAGGGAATTCCTGCAAGTGAGTTCTGGGAAACCAGTCTATGGAGATGCCTGGTGGGGCAGGAACAGCACAGGTGCCTGGATGCCCATTGCGAAGGCTGTAGAGTGCATTG AAACTTGCCAAAGGCCGTCATGGGACCAAAGACTCCAGCTGGCACCAGACCAGGAGAATTACAAGAAAAACGAGGAAGTGATGCTGAGCTGTCCCAAGGGTTTCCAGCCATCCTTCACCGAAATCAAATGTTTAGGCAAAGTTCAGCACATCAGTTATAGGAATCCTGTATACAGTGACCTATGGTTTGGAAGGGACATCACAGGCGTTTGGATCCGCATTCAGTCCAGTGTGGAGTGCATCG AAACGTGCCAAAGGCCGTCGTGGGACCAAAGACTCCAGCTGGCACCACACCAGGAGAACTACAAGAAAAACGAGGAAGTGAGGCTGAGCTGTCCCGAGGGTTTCCAGCCATCCTTCACCGAAATCAAATGTTTAGGCAAAGTTCAGTCCAGCAGCCACTGGTATCATGTACACAGAGAagtttggcttggaagggacaTCAGACGTGGCTGGATCCCCATATGGTACAGCGTGGTGTGCATCG AAACTTGCCAAAGGCCGTCGTGGGACCAAAGACTCCAGCTGGCACCTGATCAGGAGAATTACAAGAAAAACGAGGAAGTGAGGCTGAGCTGTCCCGAGGGTTTCCAGCCATCCTTCACCGAAATCAAATGTTCAGGCAAAGTTCAGCCCACCAGTTATGGGAATCCTGTATACAGTGACCTATGGTTGGGAAGGGACATCATGGGTGATTGGATCCGCATTCAGTCCAGCGTGCAGTGCATCG ACGTCCTCCAGGTTGTCCCTGGGACCTTGGAGGTTTCCAGCACCAGCATCAAACTGAACTGGACCTGCAGGCTCCCTGATGCCTGCCAGCAGGTTCGGGCCAGGTGCCGGCTGGAAAAGAactcctcccttccctgtgAGGCTGAGGAGGTgaaaggagaggagatgctccaTGGCCAGGAGGGAACATTTACCTGCCCCCCTCTGCAGCCCTTCACTGACTACAGTATCACCATCTCACTGCTGCCCAGCACGATCCTTTTCACACGGCTCCTCAGAACAAAGGAAACGG TGCCGGACAAACCGGAGAAGCTGTGGCTGGATCCCAGCACAGGGTCCCTCAGGTGGAAGGCGCTGCCCTCCTGCAAGGGGGAGATCATCGGATACCAG CTGAACGTGACGGCCAGGAGCGCGCAGGACGGCAGCTTTCTGGAGATGGAGCGACTGCGGCTGAGCAGCTCCGCCACGGAGCACCCGCTGCCCGAGCGCAGCCCCGGCAGCAGCTACGCGGTGGCCATGCGGGGACTCACGGCAGCCGGAGCCGGGGCTGCGTCGCTCTGGGAGTTTCAGACCGACGGCTCGG ACACCCCGCGCCCTCTCGACATCAGCTGCCGCGGCGTGCGTGACATCTCCCCGTCCCGAGGGACCGCTGTGCTTCCCCTCCGCCCCGTCGCCCGTCCCCCCGCGGCGGCCAG GGAGCACCAGCTCATCGTGGTCGCGACGCACAACGGCACGGCGGTGGAAGGCGCCTGCTCGGGGGACCCGCAGCCCTTCAACGCCAGCCGGCAGCCCGGCCCCTACGTGGCCGCCGCGCTCAACCTCACCGGCCCCGTGGACTTTGTGCTGGGCGACGGGGCCCACGGGCAGGGGTACCGCAACGCTGCCCTCCGTCCGGGCCGGGACTACACGGCCCTTCTGCGCCTCGTCCGCCGCTCGCAGCAG GCAGACAAGTTCACCTGCGTCTGCTACAGCTTCTCTCTTG TGCAGGAGCCGGTGCCTCTGCTGAACAGGATGCCCGTGGTTATGGCAGTAGTGCTGGTCATTGTACTCCTGGCACTGGGGATTTTGCTGCTCTTCATGCTCTTCAG GCGAAAGTACAACAGTTCAAAAACCTCGGAGAACAACAGCACTATCCCCCTGCGAAGATGTAGAGGAG GTGTGTGCAAGCAGAACACACAGATCCCGGTGGAGGAACTGCTGGAGGCTCTGAAGAGGTTTAAGAGGGCAGAAATAGAGGCAGAGCAGACAGAAGATGAATCAGTCGACCGGCATGGTGCTGGACGTCTGAGAGAGTATCAG caacTGTCCTCCACTTTGTTGCATCCCTGCGATGCCGGGAAGGAGCTATGTAATCAGAGCAAGAACCGCTACAAGAGCATCATCCCAT aCGACCACTGCCGTGTGGTGCTACAGCCCTCTGACATGGGGAATGGCTACATCAATGCCAGCTACGTGGAT AGCTACCGGAGTCCACGCTTCTTCATTGCAGCTCAAG GCCCCTTGCCTGGGACGGTGGTGGATTTCTGGCAGATGGTCTGGCAGGAGAAGACCTCTATCATTGTGATGCTGACGGGCTTAGTGGAGCAGAACAAG ACCAAGTGCGAGCAGTATTGGCCAGAGCACGAGCAGGTCTACGGGGACTTCACCGTGACACTCAGCAACACCAGGACCACCACAGGCCTTGTCACACGCAtcttctgcctgcagaag CTGCATTCACTGCCCGGAGTTCACTCTTCACAGCACAGGGAAGCAGAGAACAAA GCAGGCTGTGCTCTCCCAAGAGTGGTGGAGCAGCTTCACTACCTGCTGTGGCCAGACCATGGGGTCCCCAGAAaccctgcccagctcctggccTTAGTGGATGTGGTGAACAAGAGGGGGTTGGAAGTGCCTACTGGACCCGTGCTGGTGCACTGCAG CGCCGGGATTGGGCGCACAGGTACCTTCATCGCCCTGGACTTCCTCCTGAAAATGGGGAAGGCTGAGGGGAAGGTGGATGTGTTTCACTGTGTGCAGAGGCTGCGGGAGCAGCGGGTCAGCATGGTGCAGACCAAG GAGCAGTACACCTTCCTGTATGAGGTGCTGCTCGAAGGCTTGCTCTGCGGCAGCACCGGGGTCCCAGTGGAGAACATCACCAGCTATGTCCACCACCTTCGAGAAGCTGAGACCTCAAGGCACAACAATGTCCTTGAGAAAGAGTTCAAG GCCCTGCAGAAGTTTTCTGAGTTGTTCCAGCTCCTGCCgtgcagagaagcagagaaaccCAGCAACCAGCCCAAGAACCGCAAGCCAGGGATCCTGCCAG CGGATTCCTGCCGGCCCATCCTGATGTCCTCGCTGAACGCGGACGGCTCGCCCGGTTACATCAACGCCGTGTTTGCCAGC ACGTATACCCAAGAGGACAGACTCATCGTCACCCAGCTGCCTTTCCTCACCACGCTGGTGGATTTCTGGGCTCTGGTCTGGGATTACAGCTGCACGTCGGTGGTTGTGCTGAACCAGCTCCAGGAGCTGGACAAG ACATACGTGGAGTTCTGGCCCACCCAGGGCGAAGCTGCTTACGGCCGTTTCCATGTCCACCTGATCTCAGAGGAGCCCGGAGTTAACTTCACAGCCTGGACACTTGCCCTCACCAACAAGCAGCAG CCCAAGAAGTCTGCACTGGAAGTCCGGTTCTGGCAACTGAAGGACTGGCCCATGAAGCAGCGTCTTCCCCGGCAACCTGCCACCATCATCAGCCTGTTAGGGAAGGTGGAAACACACCATCGGCAGAGCCAAGACGGACATATCCTCGTGACCTGCTG GGATGGTGCCAGCCGGAGTGGGATCTTCTGTGCTGCTAGTTTCCTGTGTGAACAGATCCAAAGCGAGGGGCTGGTGGATGTATCCCAGGCTGTGAGGATGCTGAAGAGGCGGCGGAGACAGCTGATTAAAGATGTG GAGCAGTATGGGCTCTGCTACGAACTAGCCCTCAGTTATTTGAATTCATTTGAAACCTATGGGAATTTCAAGTAG
- the LOC115337126 gene encoding receptor-type tyrosine-protein phosphatase kappa-like isoform X1, which yields MALRWTFVLLLTPLLAAQNQEEPDPNNSGEPQETERCQQPQWDVKLHFTPEQRFYRFNEEVTLSCFMEDFPPLAVIRCANGTSPGWKDAWEVKDIQGTWRVVAESLTCTTGKCPKPKWDERLWFPSNKKKYQLNEELTLTCRGDLKPSFPKVKCAREFLQVSSGKPVYGDAWWGRNSTGAWMPIAKAVECIEMCQRPWWDQRLQLAPDQENYKKNEEVRLSCPKGFQPSFTEIKCSGKVQPISYGNPVYSDLWLGRDISGDWIRIQSSVECIETCQRPSWDQRLQLAPDQENYKKNEEVMLSCPKGFQPSFTEIKCLGKVQHISYRNPVYSDLWFGRDITGVWIRIQSSVECIETCQRPSWDQRLQLAPHQENYKKNEEVRLSCPEGFQPSFTEIKCLGKVQSSSHWYHVHREVWLGRDIRRGWIPIWYSVVCIETCQRPSWDQRLQLAPDQENYKKNEEVRLSCPEGFQPSFTEIKCSGKVQPTSYGNPVYSDLWLGRDIMGDWIRIQSSVQCIDVLQVVPGTLEVSSTSIKLNWTCRLPDACQQVRARCRLEKNSSLPCEAEEVKGEEMLHGQEGTFTCPPLQPFTDYSITISLLPSTILFTRLLRTKETVPDKPEKLWLDPSTGSLRWKALPSCKGEIIGYQLNVTARSAQDGSFLEMERLRLSSSATEHPLPERSPGSSYAVAMRGLTAAGAGAASLWEFQTDGSDTPRPLDISCRGVRDISPSRGTAVLPLRPVARPPAAAREHQLIVVATHNGTAVEGACSGDPQPFNASRQPGPYVAAALNLTGPVDFVLGDGAHGQGYRNAALRPGRDYTALLRLVRRSQQADKFTCVCYSFSLVQEPVPLLNRMPVVMAVVLVIVLLALGILLLFMLFRRKYNSSKTSENNSTIPLRRCRGGVCKQNTQIPVEELLEALKRFKRAEIEAEQTEDESVDRHGAGRLREYQQLSSTLLHPCDAGKELCNQSKNRYKSIIPYDHCRVVLQPSDMGNGYINASYVDSYRSPRFFIAAQGPLPGTVVDFWQMVWQEKTSIIVMLTGLVEQNKTKCEQYWPEHEQVYGDFTVTLSNTRTTTGLVTRIFCLQKLHSLPGVHSSQHREAENKAGCALPRVVEQLHYLLWPDHGVPRNPAQLLALVDVVNKRGLEVPTGPVLVHCSAGIGRTGTFIALDFLLKMGKAEGKVDVFHCVQRLREQRVSMVQTKEQYTFLYEVLLEGLLCGSTGVPVENITSYVHHLREAETSRHNNVLEKEFKALQKFSELFQLLPCREAEKPSNQPKNRKPGILPADSCRPILMSSLNADGSPGYINAVFASTYTQEDRLIVTQLPFLTTLVDFWALVWDYSCTSVVVLNQLQELDKTYVEFWPTQGEAAYGRFHVHLISEEPGVNFTAWTLALTNKQQPKKSALEVRFWQLKDWPMKQRLPRQPATIISLLGKVETHHRQSQDGHILVTCWDGASRSGIFCAASFLCEQIQSEGLVDVSQAVRMLKRRRRQLIKDVEQYGLCYELALSYLNSFETYGNFK from the exons GAAAGTGCCCAAAACCCAAGTGGGATGAAAGACTTTGGTTTccatcaaacaaaaaaaaataccaactgAATGAAGAACTGACACTGACCTGCCGTGGAGATCTCAAGCCATCCTTCCCCAAGGTCAAATGTGCAAGGGAATTCCTGCAAGTGAGTTCTGGGAAACCAGTCTATGGAGATGCCTGGTGGGGCAGGAACAGCACAGGTGCCTGGATGCCCATTGCGAAGGCTGTAGAGTGCATTG AAATGTGCCAAAGACCCTGGTGGGACCAAAGACTCCAGCTGGCACCAGACCAGGAGAATTACAAGAAAAACGAGGAAGTGAGGCTGAGCTGTCCCAAGGGTTTCCAGCCATCCTTCACCGAAATCAAATGTTCAGGCAAAGTTCAGCCCATCAGTTATGGGAATCCTGTGTACAGTGACCTATGGTTGGGAAGGGACATCTCAGGCGATTGGATCCGCATTCAGTCCAGTGTGGAGTGCATCG AAACTTGCCAAAGGCCGTCATGGGACCAAAGACTCCAGCTGGCACCAGACCAGGAGAATTACAAGAAAAACGAGGAAGTGATGCTGAGCTGTCCCAAGGGTTTCCAGCCATCCTTCACCGAAATCAAATGTTTAGGCAAAGTTCAGCACATCAGTTATAGGAATCCTGTATACAGTGACCTATGGTTTGGAAGGGACATCACAGGCGTTTGGATCCGCATTCAGTCCAGTGTGGAGTGCATCG AAACGTGCCAAAGGCCGTCGTGGGACCAAAGACTCCAGCTGGCACCACACCAGGAGAACTACAAGAAAAACGAGGAAGTGAGGCTGAGCTGTCCCGAGGGTTTCCAGCCATCCTTCACCGAAATCAAATGTTTAGGCAAAGTTCAGTCCAGCAGCCACTGGTATCATGTACACAGAGAagtttggcttggaagggacaTCAGACGTGGCTGGATCCCCATATGGTACAGCGTGGTGTGCATCG AAACTTGCCAAAGGCCGTCGTGGGACCAAAGACTCCAGCTGGCACCTGATCAGGAGAATTACAAGAAAAACGAGGAAGTGAGGCTGAGCTGTCCCGAGGGTTTCCAGCCATCCTTCACCGAAATCAAATGTTCAGGCAAAGTTCAGCCCACCAGTTATGGGAATCCTGTATACAGTGACCTATGGTTGGGAAGGGACATCATGGGTGATTGGATCCGCATTCAGTCCAGCGTGCAGTGCATCG ACGTCCTCCAGGTTGTCCCTGGGACCTTGGAGGTTTCCAGCACCAGCATCAAACTGAACTGGACCTGCAGGCTCCCTGATGCCTGCCAGCAGGTTCGGGCCAGGTGCCGGCTGGAAAAGAactcctcccttccctgtgAGGCTGAGGAGGTgaaaggagaggagatgctccaTGGCCAGGAGGGAACATTTACCTGCCCCCCTCTGCAGCCCTTCACTGACTACAGTATCACCATCTCACTGCTGCCCAGCACGATCCTTTTCACACGGCTCCTCAGAACAAAGGAAACGG TGCCGGACAAACCGGAGAAGCTGTGGCTGGATCCCAGCACAGGGTCCCTCAGGTGGAAGGCGCTGCCCTCCTGCAAGGGGGAGATCATCGGATACCAG CTGAACGTGACGGCCAGGAGCGCGCAGGACGGCAGCTTTCTGGAGATGGAGCGACTGCGGCTGAGCAGCTCCGCCACGGAGCACCCGCTGCCCGAGCGCAGCCCCGGCAGCAGCTACGCGGTGGCCATGCGGGGACTCACGGCAGCCGGAGCCGGGGCTGCGTCGCTCTGGGAGTTTCAGACCGACGGCTCGG ACACCCCGCGCCCTCTCGACATCAGCTGCCGCGGCGTGCGTGACATCTCCCCGTCCCGAGGGACCGCTGTGCTTCCCCTCCGCCCCGTCGCCCGTCCCCCCGCGGCGGCCAG GGAGCACCAGCTCATCGTGGTCGCGACGCACAACGGCACGGCGGTGGAAGGCGCCTGCTCGGGGGACCCGCAGCCCTTCAACGCCAGCCGGCAGCCCGGCCCCTACGTGGCCGCCGCGCTCAACCTCACCGGCCCCGTGGACTTTGTGCTGGGCGACGGGGCCCACGGGCAGGGGTACCGCAACGCTGCCCTCCGTCCGGGCCGGGACTACACGGCCCTTCTGCGCCTCGTCCGCCGCTCGCAGCAG GCAGACAAGTTCACCTGCGTCTGCTACAGCTTCTCTCTTG TGCAGGAGCCGGTGCCTCTGCTGAACAGGATGCCCGTGGTTATGGCAGTAGTGCTGGTCATTGTACTCCTGGCACTGGGGATTTTGCTGCTCTTCATGCTCTTCAG GCGAAAGTACAACAGTTCAAAAACCTCGGAGAACAACAGCACTATCCCCCTGCGAAGATGTAGAGGAG GTGTGTGCAAGCAGAACACACAGATCCCGGTGGAGGAACTGCTGGAGGCTCTGAAGAGGTTTAAGAGGGCAGAAATAGAGGCAGAGCAGACAGAAGATGAATCAGTCGACCGGCATGGTGCTGGACGTCTGAGAGAGTATCAG caacTGTCCTCCACTTTGTTGCATCCCTGCGATGCCGGGAAGGAGCTATGTAATCAGAGCAAGAACCGCTACAAGAGCATCATCCCAT aCGACCACTGCCGTGTGGTGCTACAGCCCTCTGACATGGGGAATGGCTACATCAATGCCAGCTACGTGGAT AGCTACCGGAGTCCACGCTTCTTCATTGCAGCTCAAG GCCCCTTGCCTGGGACGGTGGTGGATTTCTGGCAGATGGTCTGGCAGGAGAAGACCTCTATCATTGTGATGCTGACGGGCTTAGTGGAGCAGAACAAG ACCAAGTGCGAGCAGTATTGGCCAGAGCACGAGCAGGTCTACGGGGACTTCACCGTGACACTCAGCAACACCAGGACCACCACAGGCCTTGTCACACGCAtcttctgcctgcagaag CTGCATTCACTGCCCGGAGTTCACTCTTCACAGCACAGGGAAGCAGAGAACAAA GCAGGCTGTGCTCTCCCAAGAGTGGTGGAGCAGCTTCACTACCTGCTGTGGCCAGACCATGGGGTCCCCAGAAaccctgcccagctcctggccTTAGTGGATGTGGTGAACAAGAGGGGGTTGGAAGTGCCTACTGGACCCGTGCTGGTGCACTGCAG CGCCGGGATTGGGCGCACAGGTACCTTCATCGCCCTGGACTTCCTCCTGAAAATGGGGAAGGCTGAGGGGAAGGTGGATGTGTTTCACTGTGTGCAGAGGCTGCGGGAGCAGCGGGTCAGCATGGTGCAGACCAAG GAGCAGTACACCTTCCTGTATGAGGTGCTGCTCGAAGGCTTGCTCTGCGGCAGCACCGGGGTCCCAGTGGAGAACATCACCAGCTATGTCCACCACCTTCGAGAAGCTGAGACCTCAAGGCACAACAATGTCCTTGAGAAAGAGTTCAAG GCCCTGCAGAAGTTTTCTGAGTTGTTCCAGCTCCTGCCgtgcagagaagcagagaaaccCAGCAACCAGCCCAAGAACCGCAAGCCAGGGATCCTGCCAG CGGATTCCTGCCGGCCCATCCTGATGTCCTCGCTGAACGCGGACGGCTCGCCCGGTTACATCAACGCCGTGTTTGCCAGC ACGTATACCCAAGAGGACAGACTCATCGTCACCCAGCTGCCTTTCCTCACCACGCTGGTGGATTTCTGGGCTCTGGTCTGGGATTACAGCTGCACGTCGGTGGTTGTGCTGAACCAGCTCCAGGAGCTGGACAAG ACATACGTGGAGTTCTGGCCCACCCAGGGCGAAGCTGCTTACGGCCGTTTCCATGTCCACCTGATCTCAGAGGAGCCCGGAGTTAACTTCACAGCCTGGACACTTGCCCTCACCAACAAGCAGCAG CCCAAGAAGTCTGCACTGGAAGTCCGGTTCTGGCAACTGAAGGACTGGCCCATGAAGCAGCGTCTTCCCCGGCAACCTGCCACCATCATCAGCCTGTTAGGGAAGGTGGAAACACACCATCGGCAGAGCCAAGACGGACATATCCTCGTGACCTGCTG GGATGGTGCCAGCCGGAGTGGGATCTTCTGTGCTGCTAGTTTCCTGTGTGAACAGATCCAAAGCGAGGGGCTGGTGGATGTATCCCAGGCTGTGAGGATGCTGAAGAGGCGGCGGAGACAGCTGATTAAAGATGTG GAGCAGTATGGGCTCTGCTACGAACTAGCCCTCAGTTATTTGAATTCATTTGAAACCTATGGGAATTTCAAGTAG